The following are from one region of the Stanieria cyanosphaera PCC 7437 genome:
- a CDS encoding DUF3769 domain-containing protein yields MISLLISLNYLAVAQPIVENQTQPIPILHKAPKTYQGKINNQDINRTLITQLQVKNKGRFSPASYLITQERNGEIREFTIPENNSNSTEPNTPTPVEQVDVIEVIADRQEYNNQQQVVTAEGNVVMNFAQAVLTADRLQVNLADRIAVAQGNVVLTRGQQVLRGEKFEYYLVQDRGVVINAQGQVDQATLNRDLSARLPESRIIPQTTLSDRLTITQPLTDVTATESIGISVGSSRDYQILGDRNNQTSGGQINRLRFEAARMEFENNNFTATDFRLTNDPFSPPELELRAKTANFTQTAPQVSVLTTQNSRIVIDDSFTVPLLTNRFVIDRRPRQPGIVSFGFDGEERGGLYLERSFQLIETEKTNWEITPQYFIQKAIFPTAFDFSDEDDGGVFNPSSLGLQSQFTQRFSPRTNLQARLSLTSLDLEDVEDRLRSRIAFDQQLGNLANPHTFSLQYNFRDRLFNGSLGFQTVYSSLGGIITSPNIPLGKTGINLTYQGSIQNISADTDREDLLESNRDNNRINLTRYQTAASLSKGFLLWQGKPLAPTPNQGLRFTPTPVVPFLQLLTGISGVSSFYSNGDDQQSLQANIGIEGQLGHFSRSYLDYTGFSLTYSQGLRSDRSPFLFDRYVDEKTLSLGLTQQIYGPIRVGVQTSLNLDDNEEISTDYVLEYSRRTHNITLRYNPVLEIGSINFRINGFNWRGDARPFESNNIRPVNQGVSQ; encoded by the coding sequence ATGATTTCATTGCTAATCTCCCTGAATTATTTGGCGGTTGCACAGCCAATAGTTGAAAACCAAACTCAACCTATACCCATTCTCCACAAAGCACCAAAAACCTACCAGGGGAAAATTAACAATCAAGATATTAATCGAACTTTAATAACTCAGTTGCAGGTAAAAAATAAAGGCAGGTTTTCCCCTGCTAGTTATTTAATAACTCAGGAACGCAACGGAGAAATCAGAGAATTTACTATTCCTGAAAATAACTCTAATTCTACTGAACCCAATACTCCCACTCCTGTAGAACAAGTTGATGTTATCGAAGTCATTGCCGATCGCCAGGAGTATAATAATCAACAACAGGTAGTTACGGCTGAAGGTAACGTGGTGATGAATTTCGCTCAAGCCGTTCTAACTGCGGATCGTCTTCAAGTTAATTTAGCAGATCGAATTGCTGTAGCTCAAGGAAATGTTGTGCTGACAAGAGGACAACAAGTGCTACGAGGAGAGAAATTTGAATATTATTTAGTTCAGGATCGCGGGGTAGTTATTAATGCCCAAGGGCAAGTAGATCAAGCTACTCTTAACCGCGATTTATCCGCTAGATTGCCAGAAAGTAGAATTATTCCTCAGACTACCTTAAGCGATCGCTTGACGATCACTCAACCTTTAACTGACGTAACTGCAACCGAATCGATTGGTATTTCTGTAGGAAGTAGCAGAGACTATCAAATTCTTGGTGATAGAAACAATCAAACCAGTGGAGGACAAATTAATCGACTGCGATTTGAAGCAGCCAGAATGGAGTTTGAAAACAATAATTTTACCGCCACTGATTTTCGTTTAACTAATGATCCTTTTTCGCCTCCAGAGTTGGAATTAAGAGCTAAAACTGCTAATTTTACCCAAACTGCGCCTCAAGTTAGTGTTTTGACTACTCAAAATTCTCGTATCGTTATTGATGATAGTTTTACTGTTCCTTTATTAACCAATCGATTTGTGATAGATCGTCGTCCTCGTCAACCAGGAATTGTTAGCTTTGGATTTGATGGAGAAGAAAGAGGGGGTTTATATCTTGAACGTAGTTTTCAGCTAATTGAGACAGAAAAAACCAATTGGGAAATTACGCCTCAATATTTCATACAAAAAGCTATTTTTCCCACCGCTTTTGATTTTAGTGATGAAGATGATGGGGGTGTTTTCAATCCTTCCTCTTTGGGACTACAAAGTCAATTCACTCAGAGGTTTTCTCCCCGTACCAATTTACAAGCCAGACTGAGTCTTACCAGTTTAGATCTGGAAGATGTTGAAGATAGATTAAGAAGTAGAATCGCTTTTGATCAACAATTAGGTAATCTAGCTAATCCTCATACCTTTAGCCTACAATACAATTTCCGCGATCGCCTTTTTAATGGTTCTCTTGGTTTCCAAACTGTTTACAGTAGTCTTGGTGGAATTATCACTTCACCCAATATTCCTTTAGGAAAAACAGGAATTAATCTTACTTACCAAGGATCGATTCAAAATATTAGTGCAGATACAGATCGAGAAGATTTACTCGAATCCAATCGAGATAATAACCGCATTAATCTTACCCGTTATCAAACCGCAGCATCTCTTAGTAAAGGTTTCCTGTTGTGGCAAGGTAAACCCTTAGCACCAACTCCAAACCAAGGTTTACGTTTCACTCCTACTCCTGTAGTTCCTTTTCTCCAACTTCTTACAGGAATTTCTGGAGTCAGTAGTTTTTATAGCAACGGAGATGATCAACAGTCTTTACAAGCTAACATCGGCATTGAGGGACAACTTGGACATTTTTCCCGTTCCTACTTGGACTATACAGGATTTAGTCTGACCTATTCTCAAGGACTTCGTAGCGATCGCTCTCCGTTTTTATTTGATCGTTATGTTGACGAAAAAACTTTATCTCTAGGACTTACTCAGCAAATATATGGGCCAATTCGAGTTGGAGTCCAAACTTCCTTGAATCTTGATGATAATGAGGAAATCAGCACCGACTATGTTTTAGAATACAGTCGCCGTACCCACAACATCACTCTTCGCTACAATCCTGTCTTAGAAATTGGTTCAATTAATTTTCGTATCAATGGTTTTAACTGGCGTGGCGATGCTAGACCATTTGAAAGTAATAATATTCGTCCAGTAAATCAGGGAGTGAGTCAGTGA
- the fba gene encoding class II fructose-bisphosphate aldolase (catalyzes the reversible aldol condensation of dihydroxyacetonephosphate and glyceraldehyde 3-phosphate in the Calvin cycle, glycolysis, and/or gluconeogenesis), with protein sequence MALVPMRLLLDHAAENNYGIPAFNVNNLEQILSIMQAADETDSPVILQASRGARSYAGEYFLRHLILAAVETYPHIPIAMHQDHGNSPATCYSAMRHGFTSVMMDGSLEADAKTPASFDYNVNVTAEVVKVAHSIGVSVEGELGCLGSLETGQGEAEDGHGFEGTLSKDQLLTDPDEAVDFVERTQVDALAVAIGTSHGAYKFTRKPTGEILAISRIEEIHSRLPNTHLVMHGSSSVPQEWLDMINEYGGKIPETYGVPVEEIQKGIKSGVRKVNIDTDNRLAITAAIREAAAKDPSNFDPRHFMKPSMKYMKQVCADRYQQFWTAGNASKIKQMTLDDYAAKYAKGELAAGVKKTVAV encoded by the coding sequence ATGGCGCTCGTCCCTATGAGGCTGCTCTTAGATCACGCGGCTGAGAACAATTATGGTATTCCTGCATTTAACGTTAACAATTTAGAACAAATTTTGTCGATTATGCAGGCTGCCGATGAAACAGACAGTCCTGTAATTTTACAGGCTTCTCGAGGCGCACGCAGCTACGCAGGTGAATACTTCCTCCGTCACTTGATTTTAGCAGCAGTAGAAACCTATCCTCATATTCCTATTGCTATGCACCAAGATCATGGTAACAGTCCTGCTACTTGTTACTCTGCTATGCGTCATGGTTTTACCAGCGTAATGATGGATGGTTCTTTAGAAGCAGATGCTAAGACTCCTGCTAGCTTTGATTACAACGTTAATGTTACTGCTGAAGTAGTAAAAGTAGCTCACTCTATCGGTGTTAGCGTTGAAGGTGAACTAGGTTGTTTAGGTTCTCTTGAAACTGGTCAAGGGGAAGCAGAAGATGGTCACGGCTTTGAAGGTACTCTCAGCAAAGACCAACTTTTAACCGATCCTGACGAAGCTGTAGATTTTGTAGAACGTACTCAAGTAGATGCTCTTGCAGTTGCGATTGGTACTAGCCACGGTGCTTACAAGTTTACTCGTAAACCTACTGGTGAAATTTTAGCAATCAGCCGTATTGAAGAAATTCACAGCCGTTTACCCAACACTCACTTAGTTATGCACGGTTCTTCTTCCGTACCTCAAGAGTGGTTGGATATGATTAACGAGTACGGCGGTAAAATTCCTGAAACCTATGGTGTACCAGTTGAAGAAATTCAAAAAGGTATTAAGAGTGGTGTTCGTAAAGTTAATATTGACACCGACAACCGTTTAGCTATCACTGCTGCAATTCGTGAAGCTGCTGCTAAAGATCCTTCCAACTTCGATCCTCGTCACTTCATGAAACCTTCGATGAAGTACATGAAGCAAGTTTGTGCTGACCGTTATCAGCAATTCTGGACTGCTGGAAATGCTAGCAAGATCAAACAAATGACTTTGGATGATTATGCAGCTAAATATGCTAAAGGTGAACTAGCTGCTGGTGTTAAGAAAACTGTTGCTGTGTAA
- a CDS encoding NAD(P)/FAD-dependent oxidoreductase — translation MNTAQTNQSQPHVVIVGGGFGGLYAAKALGKAPVKVTLIDKRNFHLFQPLLYQVATGSLSPADIASPLRVVLGKNKNTHVLLDRVVDLDPQTQKVYLQDHPELDYDILIIATGVSHHYFGNEHWQATAPGLKTVEDALEIRRRIFLAFEAAEKETDPEKRQAFLTFAIVGGGPTGVELAGAIAEIAHGSLKNEFRNIDTSETRILLLEGMDRLLPPYPAELSAKAQSSLEKLGVTVKTKALVTEIAEDVITVKYGDHSEQIRSNTILWAAGVKASRMGKALAERTGAELDRVGRVMVEPDLTIAGYPNIFVIGDLANFPHQGEKPLPGVAPVAIQEGEYVAKLISKRLKNQTMPPFRYFDVGNLAVIGQNSAVVNLGFIKLSGLLAWLIWVFAHIYYLIEFDNKLIVMVQWGWNYFTRGRGARLITDQKITPDGKQVETEANQYELLKN, via the coding sequence ATGAATACAGCCCAAACTAATCAATCTCAACCTCATGTAGTTATTGTCGGTGGCGGATTTGGTGGTCTTTATGCTGCCAAAGCGTTAGGCAAAGCTCCCGTCAAAGTTACTTTAATCGATAAACGCAACTTTCATCTTTTTCAACCCCTACTTTATCAAGTAGCTACAGGTAGCTTATCCCCTGCGGATATTGCCTCTCCTCTGAGAGTTGTTTTGGGTAAAAATAAGAATACCCACGTTTTATTAGACCGAGTTGTAGACCTCGATCCCCAAACACAAAAAGTTTATCTGCAAGACCATCCCGAACTTGATTACGATATTCTGATTATTGCTACAGGAGTATCTCATCATTATTTTGGTAACGAACATTGGCAAGCTACCGCGCCTGGATTAAAAACGGTTGAAGATGCATTAGAAATTCGCCGACGCATCTTTTTAGCTTTTGAAGCAGCAGAAAAAGAAACCGATCCCGAAAAACGACAAGCTTTTTTGACCTTTGCCATTGTAGGAGGAGGCCCAACAGGAGTAGAATTAGCAGGTGCGATCGCGGAAATTGCTCATGGTTCTCTCAAAAATGAATTCCGCAATATTGATACTAGTGAAACTCGTATTCTTTTATTAGAAGGAATGGATCGCCTTTTACCGCCTTATCCTGCTGAATTATCAGCAAAAGCGCAATCTTCTTTAGAAAAACTAGGTGTTACTGTCAAAACCAAGGCTTTAGTAACTGAAATTGCTGAAGATGTCATTACAGTCAAATATGGTGACCATAGTGAACAAATTCGCTCTAATACTATTTTATGGGCTGCTGGAGTCAAAGCTTCTAGAATGGGCAAAGCTTTAGCCGAGCGAACTGGCGCAGAATTAGACCGTGTTGGTAGAGTAATGGTTGAACCAGATTTAACGATCGCAGGATATCCTAATATTTTTGTAATTGGCGATTTAGCTAATTTTCCTCATCAAGGAGAAAAACCTTTACCAGGAGTAGCACCAGTTGCTATTCAAGAAGGAGAATACGTTGCCAAACTCATTTCCAAACGGCTCAAAAATCAAACTATGCCACCGTTTAGATATTTTGATGTGGGAAATCTAGCGGTTATCGGGCAAAATTCGGCTGTAGTTAATCTCGGTTTTATTAAACTTTCGGGACTATTAGCTTGGTTGATTTGGGTGTTTGCCCATATTTACTATTTGATTGAGTTTGATAATAAATTAATAGTTATGGTGCAATGGGGTTGGAATTACTTTACTAGAGGACGCGGAGCGCGCTTAATTACCGACCAAAAAATCACTCCCGATGGCAAACAGGTAGAAACTGAAGCTAATCAATATGAACTCTTGAAAAATTAA